One Pleuronectes platessa chromosome 9, fPlePla1.1, whole genome shotgun sequence genomic region harbors:
- the LOC128448593 gene encoding uncharacterized protein LOC128448593 isoform X2 has protein sequence MSSSSFGSATPSQPTSGSSFGSATAAKPVSGSLFGSATPSQPTSSSSFGSATPSQPTSDSLFGSATAAKPVSGSLFGIATPSQPTSGSLFGSATAAKRTSSSSFGSAALAQHTSGSLVGSTTPSQFTSGFSFGSSTAAKPTHRFSVRTATPAKPKSSSLFGSSTAAKPTSSFSFGSPTLDQPTINFSFGSPTLDQPTISFSFGSPTAAQPTTSSPATALEALSRCTAPTSTTCKVKAQTFKFPAVNQNGELKDTDSKEVFGFPKVIPLGPRPVNAAVKPPSWRNVQWTEERRSSLMEAVGSYTPGREEVTQARVLLLGPVGSGKSSFISSVHSVFNGRVTNRAMVGASSTSFTKKLQSFTICGQKNKVSTKLVLCDSMGLGDGEMTGLTLHDILSVIKGHVPEGHKFCPDQAVRSETGNYVKWPSLKDKIHCVAFVLDASKITTYPKGLRASFQQLREHISDMGIHQVALLTHVDEICARTAADVSMVYASEAVKQTMSKAADLMGMSTSYIVPVKNYSSELDLDVNTDVLLLSAVEHILQYVDLFFQDNTTQETESEKA, from the exons ATGAG cagctcttcatttGGATCAGCTACTCCAAGTCAACCCACCAGCGGCTCTTCATTTGGATCAGCTACTGCAGCAAAACCCGTCAGCGGCTCTCTATTTGGATCAGCTACTCCAAGTCAACCCACCAGCAGCTCTTCATTTGGATCAGCTACTCCAAGTCAACCCACCAGCGACTCTCTATTTGGATCAGCCACTGCAGCAAAACCCGTCAGCGGCTCTCTATTTGGAATAGCTACTCCATCTCAACCCACCAGCGGCTCTCTATTTGGATCAGCTACTGCAGCAAAACGCACCAGTAGCTCTTCATTTGGATCAGCTGCTCTAGCTCAACACACCAGCGGCTCTCTAGTTGGATCAACTACTCCATCTCAATTCACCAGCGGCTTTTCATTTGGATCATCTACTGCAGCTAAACCCACCCACAGGTTTTCAGTTAGAACAGCTACTCCAGCTAAACCCAAGAGCAGCTCTCTATTTGGATCATCTACTGCAGCTAAACCCACCAGCAGCTTTTCATTTGGATCACCTACTCTAGATCAACCCACCATTAACTTTTCATTTGGATCACCTACTCTAGATCAACCCACCATTAGCTTTTCATTTGGATCACCTACTGCAGCTCAACCCACCACCAGCTCACCAGCGACGGCCTTAGAAGCTCTGAGCAGATGTACAGCTCCAACGAGCACAACgtgcaaagtaaaagcacagacTTTTAAGTTTCCAG CAGTGAACCAGAACGGTGAATTGAAAGACACAGATTCAAAAGAAGT CTTTGGATTTCCAAAAGTTATACCCCTGGGTCCTCGCCCGGTCAACGCAG CAGTTAAACCCCCTTCGTGGAGGAATGTGCAGTGGACAGAAGA GCGAAGGAGCAGCCTGATGGAGGCCGTCGGCTCCTACACACCGGGCAGGGAGGAGGTGACTCAAGCCAGGGTTCTCCTCCTGGGCCCCGTCGGGTCCGGAAAGTCCAGCTTCATCAGTTCAGTCCATTCGGTGTTCAACGGACGAGTCACCAACCGGGCCATGGTGGGCgcctcctccaccagcttcaCCAAAAAG cTGCAGTCGTTCACCATCTGTGGTCAGAAGAATAAGGTTTCGACCAAACTGGTGCTGTGTGATTCTATGGGTCTGGGGGACGGAGAGATGACCGGACTGACCCTCCACGACATCCTGTCCGTCATCAAAGGTCACGTGCCTGAGGGACACAAG TTCTGCCCGGACCAGGCAGTGAGATCAGAGACTGGAAACTACGTGAAGTGGCCGAGCCTCAAAGACAAGATCCACTGTGTGGCCTTTGTGCTGGACGCCTCTAAAATCACAACGTACCCCAAAGGCCTCCGAGCCTCGTTCCAGCAGCTCAGGGAGCACATCAGTGACATGG gtaTCCACCAGGTGGCTCTGCTGACCCATGTGGATGAAATCTGTGCAAGAACAGCCGCAGACGTCTCAATGGTTTACGCCAGCGAAGCAGTAAAACAGACG ATGAGTAAAGCTGCAGACCTGATGGGTATGTCCACCTCCTACATCGTCCCCGTGAAGAACTACTCGTCAGAGCTGGACCTGGACGTGAACACCGACGTGCTGCTGCTCAGCGCCGTCGAGCACATCCTGCAGTACGTGGATCTGTTCTTCCAGGACAACACAACGCAAGAAACGGAGTCAGAGAAGGCTTAG
- the LOC128448593 gene encoding uncharacterized protein LOC128448593 isoform X4 has product MSSSSSFGSATPSQPTSGSSFGSATAAKPVSGSLFGSATPSQPTSSSSFGSATPSQPTSDSLFGSATAAKPVSGSLFGIATPSQPTSGSLFGSATAAKRTSSSSFGSAALAQHTSGSLVGSTTPSQFTSGFSFGSSTAAKPTHRFSVRTATPAKPKSSSLFGSSTAAKPTSSFSFGSPTLDQPTINFSFGSPTLDQPTISFSFGSPTAAQPTTSSPATALEALSRCTAPTSTTCKVKAQTFKFPVNQNGELKDTDSKEVFGFPKVIPLGPRPVNAAVKPPSWRNVQWTEERRSSLMEAVGSYTPGREEVTQARVLLLGPVGSGKSSFISSVHSVFNGRVTNRAMVGASSTSFTKKLQSFTICGQKNKVSTKLVLCDSMGLGDGEMTGLTLHDILSVIKGHVPEGHKFCPDQAVRSETGNYVKWPSLKDKIHCVAFVLDASKITTYPKGLRASFQQLREHISDMGIHQVALLTHVDEICARTAADVSMVYASEAVKQTMSKAADLMGMSTSYIVPVKNYSSELDLDVNTDVLLLSAVEHILQYVDLFFQDNTTQETESEKA; this is encoded by the exons ATGAG cagcagctcttcatttGGATCAGCTACTCCAAGTCAACCCACCAGCGGCTCTTCATTTGGATCAGCTACTGCAGCAAAACCCGTCAGCGGCTCTCTATTTGGATCAGCTACTCCAAGTCAACCCACCAGCAGCTCTTCATTTGGATCAGCTACTCCAAGTCAACCCACCAGCGACTCTCTATTTGGATCAGCCACTGCAGCAAAACCCGTCAGCGGCTCTCTATTTGGAATAGCTACTCCATCTCAACCCACCAGCGGCTCTCTATTTGGATCAGCTACTGCAGCAAAACGCACCAGTAGCTCTTCATTTGGATCAGCTGCTCTAGCTCAACACACCAGCGGCTCTCTAGTTGGATCAACTACTCCATCTCAATTCACCAGCGGCTTTTCATTTGGATCATCTACTGCAGCTAAACCCACCCACAGGTTTTCAGTTAGAACAGCTACTCCAGCTAAACCCAAGAGCAGCTCTCTATTTGGATCATCTACTGCAGCTAAACCCACCAGCAGCTTTTCATTTGGATCACCTACTCTAGATCAACCCACCATTAACTTTTCATTTGGATCACCTACTCTAGATCAACCCACCATTAGCTTTTCATTTGGATCACCTACTGCAGCTCAACCCACCACCAGCTCACCAGCGACGGCCTTAGAAGCTCTGAGCAGATGTACAGCTCCAACGAGCACAACgtgcaaagtaaaagcacagacTTTTAAGTTTCCAG TGAACCAGAACGGTGAATTGAAAGACACAGATTCAAAAGAAGT CTTTGGATTTCCAAAAGTTATACCCCTGGGTCCTCGCCCGGTCAACGCAG CAGTTAAACCCCCTTCGTGGAGGAATGTGCAGTGGACAGAAGA GCGAAGGAGCAGCCTGATGGAGGCCGTCGGCTCCTACACACCGGGCAGGGAGGAGGTGACTCAAGCCAGGGTTCTCCTCCTGGGCCCCGTCGGGTCCGGAAAGTCCAGCTTCATCAGTTCAGTCCATTCGGTGTTCAACGGACGAGTCACCAACCGGGCCATGGTGGGCgcctcctccaccagcttcaCCAAAAAG cTGCAGTCGTTCACCATCTGTGGTCAGAAGAATAAGGTTTCGACCAAACTGGTGCTGTGTGATTCTATGGGTCTGGGGGACGGAGAGATGACCGGACTGACCCTCCACGACATCCTGTCCGTCATCAAAGGTCACGTGCCTGAGGGACACAAG TTCTGCCCGGACCAGGCAGTGAGATCAGAGACTGGAAACTACGTGAAGTGGCCGAGCCTCAAAGACAAGATCCACTGTGTGGCCTTTGTGCTGGACGCCTCTAAAATCACAACGTACCCCAAAGGCCTCCGAGCCTCGTTCCAGCAGCTCAGGGAGCACATCAGTGACATGG gtaTCCACCAGGTGGCTCTGCTGACCCATGTGGATGAAATCTGTGCAAGAACAGCCGCAGACGTCTCAATGGTTTACGCCAGCGAAGCAGTAAAACAGACG ATGAGTAAAGCTGCAGACCTGATGGGTATGTCCACCTCCTACATCGTCCCCGTGAAGAACTACTCGTCAGAGCTGGACCTGGACGTGAACACCGACGTGCTGCTGCTCAGCGCCGTCGAGCACATCCTGCAGTACGTGGATCTGTTCTTCCAGGACAACACAACGCAAGAAACGGAGTCAGAGAAGGCTTAG
- the LOC128448593 gene encoding nuclear pore complex protein Nup98-Nup96 isoform X5 — protein sequence MSSSSSFGSATPSQPTSGSSFGSATAAKPVSGSLFGSATPSQPTSSSSFGSATPSQPTSDSLFGSATAAKPVSGSLFGIATPSQPTSGSLFGSATAAKRTSSSSFGSAALAQHTSGSLVGSTTPSQFTSGFSFGSSTAAKPTHRFSVRTATPAKPKSSSLFGSSTAAKPTSSFSFGSPTLDQPTINFSFGSPTLDQPTISFSFGSPTAAQPTTSSPATALEALSRCTAPTSTTCKVKAQTFKFPVNQNGELKDTDSKEVFGFPKVIPLGPRPVNAVKPPSWRNVQWTEERRSSLMEAVGSYTPGREEVTQARVLLLGPVGSGKSSFISSVHSVFNGRVTNRAMVGASSTSFTKKLQSFTICGQKNKVSTKLVLCDSMGLGDGEMTGLTLHDILSVIKGHVPEGHKFCPDQAVRSETGNYVKWPSLKDKIHCVAFVLDASKITTYPKGLRASFQQLREHISDMGIHQVALLTHVDEICARTAADVSMVYASEAVKQTMSKAADLMGMSTSYIVPVKNYSSELDLDVNTDVLLLSAVEHILQYVDLFFQDNTTQETESEKA from the exons ATGAG cagcagctcttcatttGGATCAGCTACTCCAAGTCAACCCACCAGCGGCTCTTCATTTGGATCAGCTACTGCAGCAAAACCCGTCAGCGGCTCTCTATTTGGATCAGCTACTCCAAGTCAACCCACCAGCAGCTCTTCATTTGGATCAGCTACTCCAAGTCAACCCACCAGCGACTCTCTATTTGGATCAGCCACTGCAGCAAAACCCGTCAGCGGCTCTCTATTTGGAATAGCTACTCCATCTCAACCCACCAGCGGCTCTCTATTTGGATCAGCTACTGCAGCAAAACGCACCAGTAGCTCTTCATTTGGATCAGCTGCTCTAGCTCAACACACCAGCGGCTCTCTAGTTGGATCAACTACTCCATCTCAATTCACCAGCGGCTTTTCATTTGGATCATCTACTGCAGCTAAACCCACCCACAGGTTTTCAGTTAGAACAGCTACTCCAGCTAAACCCAAGAGCAGCTCTCTATTTGGATCATCTACTGCAGCTAAACCCACCAGCAGCTTTTCATTTGGATCACCTACTCTAGATCAACCCACCATTAACTTTTCATTTGGATCACCTACTCTAGATCAACCCACCATTAGCTTTTCATTTGGATCACCTACTGCAGCTCAACCCACCACCAGCTCACCAGCGACGGCCTTAGAAGCTCTGAGCAGATGTACAGCTCCAACGAGCACAACgtgcaaagtaaaagcacagacTTTTAAGTTTCCAG TGAACCAGAACGGTGAATTGAAAGACACAGATTCAAAAGAAGT CTTTGGATTTCCAAAAGTTATACCCCTGGGTCCTCGCCCGGTCAACGCAG TTAAACCCCCTTCGTGGAGGAATGTGCAGTGGACAGAAGA GCGAAGGAGCAGCCTGATGGAGGCCGTCGGCTCCTACACACCGGGCAGGGAGGAGGTGACTCAAGCCAGGGTTCTCCTCCTGGGCCCCGTCGGGTCCGGAAAGTCCAGCTTCATCAGTTCAGTCCATTCGGTGTTCAACGGACGAGTCACCAACCGGGCCATGGTGGGCgcctcctccaccagcttcaCCAAAAAG cTGCAGTCGTTCACCATCTGTGGTCAGAAGAATAAGGTTTCGACCAAACTGGTGCTGTGTGATTCTATGGGTCTGGGGGACGGAGAGATGACCGGACTGACCCTCCACGACATCCTGTCCGTCATCAAAGGTCACGTGCCTGAGGGACACAAG TTCTGCCCGGACCAGGCAGTGAGATCAGAGACTGGAAACTACGTGAAGTGGCCGAGCCTCAAAGACAAGATCCACTGTGTGGCCTTTGTGCTGGACGCCTCTAAAATCACAACGTACCCCAAAGGCCTCCGAGCCTCGTTCCAGCAGCTCAGGGAGCACATCAGTGACATGG gtaTCCACCAGGTGGCTCTGCTGACCCATGTGGATGAAATCTGTGCAAGAACAGCCGCAGACGTCTCAATGGTTTACGCCAGCGAAGCAGTAAAACAGACG ATGAGTAAAGCTGCAGACCTGATGGGTATGTCCACCTCCTACATCGTCCCCGTGAAGAACTACTCGTCAGAGCTGGACCTGGACGTGAACACCGACGTGCTGCTGCTCAGCGCCGTCGAGCACATCCTGCAGTACGTGGATCTGTTCTTCCAGGACAACACAACGCAAGAAACGGAGTCAGAGAAGGCTTAG
- the LOC128448593 gene encoding uncharacterized protein LOC128448593 isoform X1: MSSSSSFGSATPSQPTSGSSFGSATAAKPVSGSLFGSATPSQPTSSSSFGSATPSQPTSDSLFGSATAAKPVSGSLFGIATPSQPTSGSLFGSATAAKRTSSSSFGSAALAQHTSGSLVGSTTPSQFTSGFSFGSSTAAKPTHRFSVRTATPAKPKSSSLFGSSTAAKPTSSFSFGSPTLDQPTINFSFGSPTLDQPTISFSFGSPTAAQPTTSSPATALEALSRCTAPTSTTCKVKAQTFKFPAVNQNGELKDTDSKEVFGFPKVIPLGPRPVNAAVKPPSWRNVQWTEERRSSLMEAVGSYTPGREEVTQARVLLLGPVGSGKSSFISSVHSVFNGRVTNRAMVGASSTSFTKKLQSFTICGQKNKVSTKLVLCDSMGLGDGEMTGLTLHDILSVIKGHVPEGHKFCPDQAVRSETGNYVKWPSLKDKIHCVAFVLDASKITTYPKGLRASFQQLREHISDMGIHQVALLTHVDEICARTAADVSMVYASEAVKQTMSKAADLMGMSTSYIVPVKNYSSELDLDVNTDVLLLSAVEHILQYVDLFFQDNTTQETESEKA; the protein is encoded by the exons ATGAG cagcagctcttcatttGGATCAGCTACTCCAAGTCAACCCACCAGCGGCTCTTCATTTGGATCAGCTACTGCAGCAAAACCCGTCAGCGGCTCTCTATTTGGATCAGCTACTCCAAGTCAACCCACCAGCAGCTCTTCATTTGGATCAGCTACTCCAAGTCAACCCACCAGCGACTCTCTATTTGGATCAGCCACTGCAGCAAAACCCGTCAGCGGCTCTCTATTTGGAATAGCTACTCCATCTCAACCCACCAGCGGCTCTCTATTTGGATCAGCTACTGCAGCAAAACGCACCAGTAGCTCTTCATTTGGATCAGCTGCTCTAGCTCAACACACCAGCGGCTCTCTAGTTGGATCAACTACTCCATCTCAATTCACCAGCGGCTTTTCATTTGGATCATCTACTGCAGCTAAACCCACCCACAGGTTTTCAGTTAGAACAGCTACTCCAGCTAAACCCAAGAGCAGCTCTCTATTTGGATCATCTACTGCAGCTAAACCCACCAGCAGCTTTTCATTTGGATCACCTACTCTAGATCAACCCACCATTAACTTTTCATTTGGATCACCTACTCTAGATCAACCCACCATTAGCTTTTCATTTGGATCACCTACTGCAGCTCAACCCACCACCAGCTCACCAGCGACGGCCTTAGAAGCTCTGAGCAGATGTACAGCTCCAACGAGCACAACgtgcaaagtaaaagcacagacTTTTAAGTTTCCAG CAGTGAACCAGAACGGTGAATTGAAAGACACAGATTCAAAAGAAGT CTTTGGATTTCCAAAAGTTATACCCCTGGGTCCTCGCCCGGTCAACGCAG CAGTTAAACCCCCTTCGTGGAGGAATGTGCAGTGGACAGAAGA GCGAAGGAGCAGCCTGATGGAGGCCGTCGGCTCCTACACACCGGGCAGGGAGGAGGTGACTCAAGCCAGGGTTCTCCTCCTGGGCCCCGTCGGGTCCGGAAAGTCCAGCTTCATCAGTTCAGTCCATTCGGTGTTCAACGGACGAGTCACCAACCGGGCCATGGTGGGCgcctcctccaccagcttcaCCAAAAAG cTGCAGTCGTTCACCATCTGTGGTCAGAAGAATAAGGTTTCGACCAAACTGGTGCTGTGTGATTCTATGGGTCTGGGGGACGGAGAGATGACCGGACTGACCCTCCACGACATCCTGTCCGTCATCAAAGGTCACGTGCCTGAGGGACACAAG TTCTGCCCGGACCAGGCAGTGAGATCAGAGACTGGAAACTACGTGAAGTGGCCGAGCCTCAAAGACAAGATCCACTGTGTGGCCTTTGTGCTGGACGCCTCTAAAATCACAACGTACCCCAAAGGCCTCCGAGCCTCGTTCCAGCAGCTCAGGGAGCACATCAGTGACATGG gtaTCCACCAGGTGGCTCTGCTGACCCATGTGGATGAAATCTGTGCAAGAACAGCCGCAGACGTCTCAATGGTTTACGCCAGCGAAGCAGTAAAACAGACG ATGAGTAAAGCTGCAGACCTGATGGGTATGTCCACCTCCTACATCGTCCCCGTGAAGAACTACTCGTCAGAGCTGGACCTGGACGTGAACACCGACGTGCTGCTGCTCAGCGCCGTCGAGCACATCCTGCAGTACGTGGATCTGTTCTTCCAGGACAACACAACGCAAGAAACGGAGTCAGAGAAGGCTTAG
- the LOC128448593 gene encoding nuclear pore complex protein Nup98-Nup96 isoform X3: protein MSSSSSFGSATPSQPTSGSSFGSATAAKPVSGSLFGSATPSQPTSSSSFGSATPSQPTSDSLFGSATAAKPVSGSLFGIATPSQPTSGSLFGSATAAKRTSSSSFGSAALAQHTSGSLVGSTTPSQFTSGFSFGSSTAAKPTHRFSVRTATPAKPKSSSLFGSSTAAKPTSSFSFGSPTLDQPTINFSFGSPTLDQPTISFSFGSPTAAQPTTSSPATALEALSRCTAPTSTTCKVKAQTFKFPAVNQNGELKDTDSKEVFGFPKVIPLGPRPVNAVKPPSWRNVQWTEERRSSLMEAVGSYTPGREEVTQARVLLLGPVGSGKSSFISSVHSVFNGRVTNRAMVGASSTSFTKKLQSFTICGQKNKVSTKLVLCDSMGLGDGEMTGLTLHDILSVIKGHVPEGHKFCPDQAVRSETGNYVKWPSLKDKIHCVAFVLDASKITTYPKGLRASFQQLREHISDMGIHQVALLTHVDEICARTAADVSMVYASEAVKQTMSKAADLMGMSTSYIVPVKNYSSELDLDVNTDVLLLSAVEHILQYVDLFFQDNTTQETESEKA, encoded by the exons ATGAG cagcagctcttcatttGGATCAGCTACTCCAAGTCAACCCACCAGCGGCTCTTCATTTGGATCAGCTACTGCAGCAAAACCCGTCAGCGGCTCTCTATTTGGATCAGCTACTCCAAGTCAACCCACCAGCAGCTCTTCATTTGGATCAGCTACTCCAAGTCAACCCACCAGCGACTCTCTATTTGGATCAGCCACTGCAGCAAAACCCGTCAGCGGCTCTCTATTTGGAATAGCTACTCCATCTCAACCCACCAGCGGCTCTCTATTTGGATCAGCTACTGCAGCAAAACGCACCAGTAGCTCTTCATTTGGATCAGCTGCTCTAGCTCAACACACCAGCGGCTCTCTAGTTGGATCAACTACTCCATCTCAATTCACCAGCGGCTTTTCATTTGGATCATCTACTGCAGCTAAACCCACCCACAGGTTTTCAGTTAGAACAGCTACTCCAGCTAAACCCAAGAGCAGCTCTCTATTTGGATCATCTACTGCAGCTAAACCCACCAGCAGCTTTTCATTTGGATCACCTACTCTAGATCAACCCACCATTAACTTTTCATTTGGATCACCTACTCTAGATCAACCCACCATTAGCTTTTCATTTGGATCACCTACTGCAGCTCAACCCACCACCAGCTCACCAGCGACGGCCTTAGAAGCTCTGAGCAGATGTACAGCTCCAACGAGCACAACgtgcaaagtaaaagcacagacTTTTAAGTTTCCAG CAGTGAACCAGAACGGTGAATTGAAAGACACAGATTCAAAAGAAGT CTTTGGATTTCCAAAAGTTATACCCCTGGGTCCTCGCCCGGTCAACGCAG TTAAACCCCCTTCGTGGAGGAATGTGCAGTGGACAGAAGA GCGAAGGAGCAGCCTGATGGAGGCCGTCGGCTCCTACACACCGGGCAGGGAGGAGGTGACTCAAGCCAGGGTTCTCCTCCTGGGCCCCGTCGGGTCCGGAAAGTCCAGCTTCATCAGTTCAGTCCATTCGGTGTTCAACGGACGAGTCACCAACCGGGCCATGGTGGGCgcctcctccaccagcttcaCCAAAAAG cTGCAGTCGTTCACCATCTGTGGTCAGAAGAATAAGGTTTCGACCAAACTGGTGCTGTGTGATTCTATGGGTCTGGGGGACGGAGAGATGACCGGACTGACCCTCCACGACATCCTGTCCGTCATCAAAGGTCACGTGCCTGAGGGACACAAG TTCTGCCCGGACCAGGCAGTGAGATCAGAGACTGGAAACTACGTGAAGTGGCCGAGCCTCAAAGACAAGATCCACTGTGTGGCCTTTGTGCTGGACGCCTCTAAAATCACAACGTACCCCAAAGGCCTCCGAGCCTCGTTCCAGCAGCTCAGGGAGCACATCAGTGACATGG gtaTCCACCAGGTGGCTCTGCTGACCCATGTGGATGAAATCTGTGCAAGAACAGCCGCAGACGTCTCAATGGTTTACGCCAGCGAAGCAGTAAAACAGACG ATGAGTAAAGCTGCAGACCTGATGGGTATGTCCACCTCCTACATCGTCCCCGTGAAGAACTACTCGTCAGAGCTGGACCTGGACGTGAACACCGACGTGCTGCTGCTCAGCGCCGTCGAGCACATCCTGCAGTACGTGGATCTGTTCTTCCAGGACAACACAACGCAAGAAACGGAGTCAGAGAAGGCTTAG
- the LOC128448593 gene encoding uncharacterized protein LOC128448593 isoform X6 translates to MSSSSSFGSATPSQPTSGSSFGSATAAKPVSGSLFGSATPSQPTSSSSFGSATPSQPTSDSLFGSATAAKPVSGSLFGIATPSQPTSGSLFGSATAAKRTSSSSFGSAALAQHTSGSLVGSTTPSQFTSGFSFGSSTAAKPTHRFSVRTATPAKPKSSSLFGSSTAAKPTSSFSFGSPTLDQPTISFSFGSPTAAQPTTSSPATALEALSRCTAPTSTTCKVKAQTFKFPAVNQNGELKDTDSKEVFGFPKVIPLGPRPVNAAVKPPSWRNVQWTEERRSSLMEAVGSYTPGREEVTQARVLLLGPVGSGKSSFISSVHSVFNGRVTNRAMVGASSTSFTKKLQSFTICGQKNKVSTKLVLCDSMGLGDGEMTGLTLHDILSVIKGHVPEGHKFCPDQAVRSETGNYVKWPSLKDKIHCVAFVLDASKITTYPKGLRASFQQLREHISDMGIHQVALLTHVDEICARTAADVSMVYASEAVKQTMSKAADLMGMSTSYIVPVKNYSSELDLDVNTDVLLLSAVEHILQYVDLFFQDNTTQETESEKA, encoded by the exons ATGAG cagcagctcttcatttGGATCAGCTACTCCAAGTCAACCCACCAGCGGCTCTTCATTTGGATCAGCTACTGCAGCAAAACCCGTCAGCGGCTCTCTATTTGGATCAGCTACTCCAAGTCAACCCACCAGCAGCTCTTCATTTGGATCAGCTACTCCAAGTCAACCCACCAGCGACTCTCTATTTGGATCAGCCACTGCAGCAAAACCCGTCAGCGGCTCTCTATTTGGAATAGCTACTCCATCTCAACCCACCAGCGGCTCTCTATTTGGATCAGCTACTGCAGCAAAACGCACCAGTAGCTCTTCATTTGGATCAGCTGCTCTAGCTCAACACACCAGCGGCTCTCTAGTTGGATCAACTACTCCATCTCAATTCACCAGCGGCTTTTCATTTGGATCATCTACTGCAGCTAAACCCACCCACAGGTTTTCAGTTAGAACAGCTACTCCAGCTAAACCCAAGAGCAGCTCTCTATTTGGATCATCTACTGCAGCTAAACCCACCAGCAGCTTTTCATTTGGATCAC CTACTCTAGATCAACCCACCATTAGCTTTTCATTTGGATCACCTACTGCAGCTCAACCCACCACCAGCTCACCAGCGACGGCCTTAGAAGCTCTGAGCAGATGTACAGCTCCAACGAGCACAACgtgcaaagtaaaagcacagacTTTTAAGTTTCCAG CAGTGAACCAGAACGGTGAATTGAAAGACACAGATTCAAAAGAAGT CTTTGGATTTCCAAAAGTTATACCCCTGGGTCCTCGCCCGGTCAACGCAG CAGTTAAACCCCCTTCGTGGAGGAATGTGCAGTGGACAGAAGA GCGAAGGAGCAGCCTGATGGAGGCCGTCGGCTCCTACACACCGGGCAGGGAGGAGGTGACTCAAGCCAGGGTTCTCCTCCTGGGCCCCGTCGGGTCCGGAAAGTCCAGCTTCATCAGTTCAGTCCATTCGGTGTTCAACGGACGAGTCACCAACCGGGCCATGGTGGGCgcctcctccaccagcttcaCCAAAAAG cTGCAGTCGTTCACCATCTGTGGTCAGAAGAATAAGGTTTCGACCAAACTGGTGCTGTGTGATTCTATGGGTCTGGGGGACGGAGAGATGACCGGACTGACCCTCCACGACATCCTGTCCGTCATCAAAGGTCACGTGCCTGAGGGACACAAG TTCTGCCCGGACCAGGCAGTGAGATCAGAGACTGGAAACTACGTGAAGTGGCCGAGCCTCAAAGACAAGATCCACTGTGTGGCCTTTGTGCTGGACGCCTCTAAAATCACAACGTACCCCAAAGGCCTCCGAGCCTCGTTCCAGCAGCTCAGGGAGCACATCAGTGACATGG gtaTCCACCAGGTGGCTCTGCTGACCCATGTGGATGAAATCTGTGCAAGAACAGCCGCAGACGTCTCAATGGTTTACGCCAGCGAAGCAGTAAAACAGACG ATGAGTAAAGCTGCAGACCTGATGGGTATGTCCACCTCCTACATCGTCCCCGTGAAGAACTACTCGTCAGAGCTGGACCTGGACGTGAACACCGACGTGCTGCTGCTCAGCGCCGTCGAGCACATCCTGCAGTACGTGGATCTGTTCTTCCAGGACAACACAACGCAAGAAACGGAGTCAGAGAAGGCTTAG